Part of the Impatiens glandulifera chromosome 8, dImpGla2.1, whole genome shotgun sequence genome is shown below.
AGTAAGAAAATCATTTGagcaaattttgttttgtttttcgaAAAAGGGTTTTTCCCGCTTTTTTCTTATAATCCAaatgaattcaaattcaaataggCGTTGAACAATTTGGGAAGCATATACGTAGATTCCGACAAGTTGGATCTAGCAGCCGATTGTTACACAAACGCGCTCAACATAAGGCATACCCGAGCCCATCAAGGTCTTGCACGAGTTTATCATCTAAAGAATCAAAGAAAGGCTGCATTCAACGAGATGACAAAGTTCTTGGAGAAGGCGAAGAACAATGCGTCGGCTTATGAGAAACGTTCAGAATATTGTGATCGAGATATGGCGAAGAAAGATCTTAGCATGGTCACACAATTAGATCCCCTCAGAACATACCCTTATAGATACCGGGCTGCAGGTAAAACCTTTTAATTTTTGTTCTAAAATCGGAGAAAAACTCGTGTTCAAATCAATTGTATCTGTTTGTTTTTCAGTTCTGATGGACGATCACAAAGAAGATGAAGCGATAGAAGAGTTATCAAAGGCGATAGGTTTCAAACCAGACCTACAATTGCTCCATCTTCGAGCAGCATTCCACGATTCAATGGGAAACCATCTTTTAACCGCAAGAGATTGCGAGGCAGCACTCTGTCTCGATCCTTCCCATTCTGATACAGTTGAGCTTTACAATAAAGCCTGTGCTCGAGTTGATGAACAACAAAAAAGGAAATAAGACGAATGTTGTTGTTTTCATGGAATATCTGCGAAAAGAAGGAACtaggaaagaagaaaaaagCCTTTTTTTTCCTAATCCGAGAGAGATAGGCGGTTTATAATGGAACAAGCAAAATAGCCTACTTGTACATGCATATATCGATATTTAAGCAAAACTATACAACATTGATTCATTTTTCATGAAttttacaaaacaaaaacaaaaaaaaggcATTTTGCAACAGTCGAAAACCATTTAAATATGTCGCGGTTTGGGATCAGAGTCGGGTGGAAAGGAAGCTTTGTTGTTGTTTTGCATGAGAAAGAGCAATGCGGTTCTTATTGTCTCTACTACAACTAACACAACACGCTTTTGTCTTTCGAATGCACGTGGTCCCTTTGTAGGTGTCGAAAAAGATAAGGTTCCTTTTGTGTATTTATTGTTTTGTATGACATTTTCCATGGTTGATGTTTTCAACCTTCTCTTGAAAATGAGTGTTTTGATTTTGAGCATTTGCTGAAATTTGCAATATCTTTCAATGATAAATTGAAAATGACTCATGTGGGCTAtgtttagtttgatttattgATGGTTGTTTATTAGTTCCGGTCAATTTCGTCAAAAGACTTTACAAGTATTTGAGATCGAGAAAATTCGCttctattttaaacaaaattgactTAAATTTGGATCGGTCTCACTAAGAAATCAACACATTACCCTTCAATTGACACGAGTCTTTTCGCTCTAAACTTTTGATAGTGTATAcatcttttcaaaaaaatctaaacttAATTTCGTCAAAAGACTTTACAAGTATTTGAGATCGAGAAAATTCGCttctattttaaacaaaattgactTAAATTTGGATCGGTCTCATTAAGAAATCGACACATTACCCTTCAATTGACACGAGTCTTTTCGCTCTAAACTTTTGACAGTGTATAcatcttttcaaaaaaatctaaacttAATCGAACACCATCTTTTATGAAAGTACTTGAAAATTAAGTCAATGAAATTACATTTGCTTTTGAAGCAAGAACTTCAAGATTACATATTTTACAAGTTAAAAGAATTCAACCTAACAAATATGTGGTTGGTTGGCTATCTACCAAATTGTTGTGAAGTAAAAGACATATCCCCATAAGAAGAAGTTGACTTATTTGAACATAAGCATCCACCACCATCACTTGACATTGCCACCACCCCAAAATAACTTGGTTTAGATCCACCAACATGTCCCGAGATCGCGTCTCGGAATGTCTCGTCCATCCGAGGAATCGAGTCATCCCCGTCTAGGTATCGTGTCACTTGTCTCATACTAGGCCTACATCTTACACTCGGGTGACAACAAACAAGCCCGAGTTTTAAAAACTTCTCTACTTCTTCTACTACATATTCTCCTCCCAATCTCGGATCAACAAAACCATTCATCCCGGTTTCTCCCGCTTGAATCCGATCAATTATCCAATCAACCAACATGATTTGTTCGCGATCAACAGAAATGATGGGGCCCCGCCCGCACACAAGTTCAATGACAACCACCCCAAACGCGAAAACATCCGAACTCGTGGAAGATCTCCCGGTTTTCGCCAACTCCGGGGCAATGTACCCAATTGTGCCAACAACTTTGGTTGGATTTGAATTTTGTCCATGGTCATACAACCTAGCCAAGCCGAAATCACCTAACCGAGCACCCATCTCGCCATCAACAAGAACATTACTCGGCTTAACATCCCGATGAATTACAACTTGCTCCCATTCCTCGTGAAGATACAATAGCCCGGCCGCGACATCCTTCATGATTCTCACCCGTTGATCCCATCTCAAGACAAAACCATTCATCGGCCTAAGAAGCAATGTATCAAGGCTCCCTTTCGACACATGATCATACACAAGTAAAAGTTTGTTTTTCCTCTTGCACCAACCTTGAAGATTCACCAAGTTCTTATGCCTTAACCTCCCCAAACTCTCGATCTCCGCCACGAATTCCCTCATCCCTTGAATCGAATTGTTCTTAATCTTCTTAACCGCAACCAATGATCCCGTACTAGGTAAAACACCTTTATAAACCGCTCCAAATCCCCCACTTCCAATGAGCTCACTTTCCTTAAACCCTTTAGTAGCTAAACAAAGATCATTATACTTAAACCTATGAGGATAATCCAATTCCCATTCCTCCAACCTATCGGATTCCTCCACTTTTATTCGATAAACAATAAGATACACTAGAGCCGCAAATAACAGCACAATTGAAGTTGCCAATGCACCGAGAAGAACCTTCACCACGAGGCTAAAACCGGTCAATCTCTTCGGTTTTGGAGGAATTGGCAATAAGGAAGGATCAATAGGAGCTGCCAGTCCATTTAAGGTCAAACTCCAACCTAAGATATAATGCGAACTCGTTTTCCTCCCCGTCGCCGCCGAAAACCCCACGTAAACTTCCTCCGTGAGTATCTCCGATAGATCAATATCCCGCGATTTCAACGGTTTGATCGGCCGAGGAACAAGATGAGGAGCAACTGTTACATTAAGAATCTTTTTCTCCCCATCAAAATCAATCCAAACTTGAATTGGATCCCCTGTTTCCATATAAACTTCTTCCTTCTTATCCGTTTCCTTAACATAATAAGAAGCTGGTTCTGTCGCAATTGAAGCCATCCCGTTTATATTGATCCCAATATGATTACCATCTGTGTCGGTTCCTTCATTGTATCCGTTAACCGTGTCGAATTCCACCGCCACAATATGGTTCAAGTAAGAACCATCGTTGGACGAGTTAAAGATACCCATGTAGTGGCCGGCTTCAGCACCGGCGAACTTCTTTTCCGGCGAGAGAGTAAAGGCTAGGCCATGGCCGCCGCGATGGCCGACGGGAGAGACGATGGAGAAGATAAAGTAGGTGCTGAATGAAGTTACGTTGATTGGGGATGAATTGGTGGAGTTTCTTGAAAAGAATTTGATCGGAAAAGGGTAGAAAGCTTGGCCGGTGTCGTTTATGGAGAAACCGGTGAGTTTTAAGGCTCCGGTTTTGTCGACGGTTGCTCCGTTTTGATATTCGAGTTGGGTTTCAACGGTTTCGTTGAAACCGGTGTATGTGAAGTTTATGGAGATGGATGGATTAGTGATGAGGAtgaggaggaagaagatgatgatggagTTTAGGCGAAATGCagacatttttcttattttttgtgtggaaaagaatgaagaagatgggTTTCTATATCTATAAATGATGAGATGAGTTGAACTTATAAAAGAGAGATGGAGTAATGATTAATGGTGGAGAAGGGTTTGAAGAAATTGTGATGATAGT
Proteins encoded:
- the LOC124911153 gene encoding probable L-type lectin-domain containing receptor kinase VI.1; this translates as MSAFRLNSIIIFFLLILITNPSISINFTYTGFNETVETQLEYQNGATVDKTGALKLTGFSINDTGQAFYPFPIKFFSRNSTNSSPINVTSFSTYFIFSIVSPVGHRGGHGLAFTLSPEKKFAGAEAGHYMGIFNSSNDGSYLNHIVAVEFDTVNGYNEGTDTDGNHIGININGMASIATEPASYYVKETDKKEEVYMETGDPIQVWIDFDGEKKILNVTVAPHLVPRPIKPLKSRDIDLSEILTEEVYVGFSAATGRKTSSHYILGWSLTLNGLAAPIDPSLLPIPPKPKRLTGFSLVVKVLLGALATSIVLLFAALVYLIVYRIKVEESDRLEEWELDYPHRFKYNDLCLATKGFKESELIGSGGFGAVYKGVLPSTGSLVAVKKIKNNSIQGMREFVAEIESLGRLRHKNLVNLQGWCKRKNKLLLVYDHVSKGSLDTLLLRPMNGFVLRWDQRVRIMKDVAAGLLYLHEEWEQVVIHRDVKPSNVLVDGEMGARLGDFGLARLYDHGQNSNPTKVVGTIGYIAPELAKTGRSSTSSDVFAFGVVVIELVCGRGPIISVDREQIMLVDWIIDRIQAGETGMNGFVDPRLGGEYVVEEVEKFLKLGLVCCHPSVRCRPSMRQVTRYLDGDDSIPRMDETFRDAISGHVGGSKPSYFGVVAMSSDGGGCLCSNKSTSSYGDMSFTSQQFGR